CCTGTTGCCTGGTTTAGGGTTGACATTCTCCCGATTTTCATTTCTGTTCTTTGCTGCGCCTCGTAGTCGTGAAAGCATGTTTTCTTGATTGTGAATATCTGCTCCGGGATCCTGAACCGCGCTTCTTTGTGTTTGACCGACAGACGACATCCTTAACAGCAGCAGATCAGCTCAAGTCTCTGCAAGACGGATCGATTAAAGCATTTAAACACCAGGTTTTGAGGTTTTAACACCTTTGATCAAACACCACACACGTGAATAACGAATAAAGCGTGGATAAGCAGACTAACCAGGGAAACTGGTAGAAATGAGCTGTTGAGATCCggacaaaaacacaatataaacagTCGCTAGCTGCGTCTTACAAAACCGAGATTCAAAAACAAATCATGCAACACTGTTCTACAGAAATCGCGCCATGGCGGTGTCCAGAACCCCTCAACACGGCACGCAGAGCTCACAAAAGATGCTTCTACGAAGTCGAACTGCGTcttgttgctttttttgtttattgctgCTGCCTGATTTGATATTGTGGTGCTGTCTCAGTTCAAGTAGCCCGCGACTATTGAAACgggccaatcagaatgcagcaaACCCAAACGTCATTGATTATACGGAAGCCTGGAAAGTACATACTGCGATTCAGCTTTTATCAACCGAGCCGTTGAGTTACTTTCATTGGCTCAAAGGAATTTTGAAACTTTTCGAACAGCACAGTGTAAAATTTAAGCTCAGTGAAGTCAagtttatacataatatacaaaCTCAAGAACTACAAGTatagaaatatacatttgttacatttggGGTAATGTTCTGCCCAAGCAGAACATActgaaaataaacaacataacaacaataataattttgaatataaataatattttctgtttttggtACTTATGTGCACAATTTCTAATTTGTATAGCAAATAATCACTGTTTCTAATACTGTGGTCATAACCGTCAAACCAAAAAttagagcccccccccccccccccccccccaataaagctaaatattaaaatattattaaagtttgtATCGTgacagagacaaacaaaacagaaatcttttgcatttttttttatttctgtagaaATGCAACTATACAAtgggtaagtaaaaaaaaaaaaaagacaactgcaGTCACGAatagtttttatgtttatatgttttatgttgAATCTGTAATGGTACAATCAGCTTGATCCCTATAAAATACCAAATGtttattgcaaaaacaaaatTCAGAAAACGCATTCCCAAAAAGTGCTTTAATTTTACATTCCATTAAGCTTCACTGAAAAATTCCATCAATGAATCAAGTTCATAGTTGTTCAAAATTGCAAGCAGCtgtgaaacttttgttttgacattttgtcCTTTAAATTTGAACTTGTCGTTGAACAGATCAGTGATCATACCTGTAAGAAAACACAAAATGGTTTGTTTACCCATAGATATGTCCTTATTACTTGTGCAAAGACATCCTCTGAATATGCAgggtttgtgagaaaaaaaaaataacattaatcttATAGAAATCTACAATATATGTGAATAACTTAacatataaaattttaaataatatattgtaaaatatcgtCTCCCTTGCTCATCTGAATTCACTCACCATACAATCTTTCTAAGTGAGCTGGTTGCTTCTTATATTCTTCTAAGAGCTGGGCAGATTCATCCAGTATACTACGATACTCTGGAATCAGAAAATCTACATTCCCCTCATGCACCTGCAGCTCCTGCatccaacacacaaacacacacacacactcagtaggCTTTGTTTTTCAGCAGGAGTTTTTATTCTTTATGTTTTACCTTTAAAGCATCAATAAGCTGAACTTTTTGGGCCAAAATCAGCTGATACTCTAGCTTGGGATGAATCATTCGAAGAGTATGGCTCACAGAGTCCTCATTCACCTATGAAACCAACATAACAGCCAACAcaacaaacaaatattaattatatgtgaTGCATAAAGAATTGAGATCACTATTATCTGGTATTAACATCGTCTCAGTTGAACCAGTCACAAGTCTTCAGCCAAGACAGATCACAATTTACACCATATCTACACTGGATGTGAGCAGCTCGACACGATGCAACAGGACaatagaacccattataatcagtgatgctgccTACACTGTATGCAGTGTGACACATCATGCCAAATCCCAgacagtaaactgatgcctcTTTCTATTTATGACATACTGACCCAAAATACAAACGATCTGCAATGGTCGATATGTCACGTCCAGTGTAGACACGGTGTTACAACTAGTATCATTAAACAACTCAAATGCATCTTCACTGATCACTTGTGTTTGGATTTAGCCAAGAGGAAGACCACATATATCAGTTAACAGATCAGTTTGTGAACTCACCGTAGGATATATTCAGATTGATTTCTCGCTTAGTGGCCTCTTTGGACAAAACATCCTTCAGTATGGAAATGGTAGAAATGTTGTCTGATTTGAAGTTTGCCTCACCTTTACTGCAACCCATTACAAAAGTTTATAAAGACTGATTACAATACATAGTTGTAGGATTTTTGTCCAActgtaatgcatatatatatatatatatatatatatatatatatatatatatatatatatggcggGGTTTTCTCTGGGACCTCAGGCAGACAGAACACAACCCAGGAATGGATCTCTGCAAAACTGAACTGTCCTGTCAGTCTCAAGGTGTTCATGGGCCTAGTCATGAAAAGAGAATAACAATAATGTTTAGTTGGCAGAATAACTGCATGATAAGAATTTAGAATCACTGTGTGTCTCTAAGCTCACTGCTCCTGATCGATTGCATGTGTCCTCTGGTGTAGGGAAAGGGGTTTGATCAGGTACTGTCGAACCTGGCAGGTTTTGGGCTGAAGCCTTGGCGTCACATAAGCCTGAAAGGTGCCATAATGACCCTCTATAGATCTCACCTTAGAAAAAAACGCAGGACAAATGCTCAAATATTGCCTACTTTGCAATTTAAAGGTGCAacaggagatcttggaaaatgctaactttagctTGATCGCAATGAAAGTGAatgtcccaccctccctgcaatagccatccaaagccacgccccctgaatgcatttatgctcacagaccagaataccagagacaacattactacaacagGCTACATCAGCAGTTTTCAATTCCAGCCCATGTTCCGAAGTGATgtaaacccctgctcagggagtagggagcaatgaacatggTGCAGGGATAATATAGatcagaacacagttcattcacgtAATGttagctcacttctaacgagttGGTCATCTGAATCAGGTACATTAACTAagcgagacatgcaaaatatatgCTCGAGGACTGGAACTGGGAACCGCTAGGCTACATTGTGTGTCATTCACCAgcgagaaaactttaaaagtactacaataccaggaCGGAAGACCAGTTTGTTGATGTTTGTGTGCCATTCTAGCTCTGTCTGCACAGCGTGCGTGAACGCACTGATGACATATTCTGTCTGCGTGAACACGGTGcagaggtatgcaaatacatacaTAGAGAGGTAGGTGAGAAAGCTATTTAAAATGCTCGGACCGAGCGTTTTGATTGGACATATATTTTTTGGTCCTATGCCTtccacataatatataaatacagataaatacatttagaccacttaacttaataATTGCTATCGGATTGTGAAGAGACTTTAAAccagttaaacaaaaaaaaattctgaagacagtcacctattgcacctttaagaaaatatacaacatacattATTATATTGAAAACAATCCAAACACAGAGAAGTTGACACCTTCAGTTCCAGCCTAGTGGTATTTGCTTGGCACCTGTAGCTGGCGAGGAGGAAGTTCCCGTTTGACTGTGGGGTTGGAGGAACAAACAAAGACCGTTTTGCAAACGCATGTGATGTGGTCATTTAGTAAGCTTAATGATGTGGCACACAGGTGCTTTACCTCTGAATCACATTCGCCGAAGCTGACAACTGCTGAATTCTTATCAACATCCAACAGGTCAATGGGAACATCACTCTGtcagaaacaaaaacacatgcaagtgaATGTAAGGAAACTTCAGTCTCATAATGCAGAAATTACAATACATGTACAAATGATGTTGAATTAGCGAAGATCTAAAATGCAACTTTAATTTAATGGCATAGTTCCAGTTCTTCTAGTTCAATGCTGACTGATTTATTGAGCACAAAATTAGCATaacagactgatttctgaaggtgacactgaaaactgaagtaacggctgctgaaaactcagctttgccatcccagaaataaatgtataaattataaaataaatgttttaaatatactcaaacagaaaagttattttcaaattgtagtaatattttgcattctttactatatttttgatcaaagaaatacaGACTTTATGAGCAAAAGAGACGTCTTtgaaaaacactaaaacaatcttaccaaccccaaacttttgaacagtagtttatataaataaaagcaggATAAATTAGTGTATTGCTCTCACCTGTAGCAGCAAGTTGTCAATGGCGGTCTGCACCTCTAGCGTGAGGCTGTAGCTGGCATCATCCTGGCACAATGTGAATTTGTCATTGATGCTAAAGACTGGCACAGCAGACACTGCCGTGCTGGACTGAGAGCTCTGCTGGTATTTTTCTCTGCCCTGCAACACTTTCACCTGCAACTGCTCTAACTCTGCCCTGTACGAACACATGCATTACCAAACAAGGCATGGCAGAAGAGGTTTCAAAATCTATGTCTGTTTGGTAAACAGATCTTCTGCAGACTGTTTTAGATTCATCATCATGGCAGGAAACAGCCGGATGTGTAGTACCTGAGTGCAGCCACCTTCCCCTGGGTCTCCCGGCTCATCTTGATTTCATCCCCCGGGCCTGCAACCATCTGCTGAGGCTCTGTGGTGAGGCCTGACACCCATCCTGGAAACCAGTCACATGACCTCTCAGTGAACACAGGTGAATGATAGACTGTATACTAACATCAGTGGCTCATTTGAACTGTCCAACCCGTAGACCTCCACAGTCCTATCATCCCTTCCCACCAGAATGTCCTTCACACCATCACCAACAATGTCAAAAGTATCAATACAAAGCACACCTTGAAAAGACCAATACAAATGAGCACGGCttcaattttttatttctaataaccCCTCACTATCTAATTCCTacctccttttttcttttcattatccaGTTCCCAACTAGTAATGGGTCCTGATTTGGTAATCTGCACAAGACCTAGTTTCCCATCAGCTGTTCCATAAAGAACCTCCTCACCACCCTTTCCTGAAGAACAAGATTTCAAGCATCAAATACTCAAACGATACATTCTTTCTCATTAAAATGAGTGAGCAGATTTTTAGCACATACCGCCATCTCTGTTGAGAAGTTCCAGAACAGTTGGAGGTCCGGGAACTTCTACGTCGTACTGAAGGTTGGAGTCCTGATGGAGCACAAAGTGTAGAAAGACTTTAGACTTGAGCATCAGGAATTGGATATAGCTACCAAGTACGGGATATCACGGCTACCAATTATAGCTAAAGAATAATTGGGTAAAAAAGGTGGCCAACATGACTGGATGTTGTGTCGGTCTACCTGCAATACTCTAAGTACTCTGTCCTGGCAGGCCAGGATGGGCACAATGCGGCCCACAGTCTCCACAGGTAAACACAGGACATCATTGATCTTGTCTCCTGACAGGTAGTAGTCCTGATCCTTGCAGTCACAGTAATGGTTATAAATGTAACTGGCACACAGAAACAGATCGGCCCCTGAAACATGCCTGTGGGAATGTAAGGCACAACAAAAAGTGAAGCACAAAATACACAAAGTTGAGAGAGTGCAATACGAGAAGCCGATCTCACATGGCATTTATGCTCTCTGTTAGGTTGGCTTCAAATGTAAGAAATTGTTTGCCCTTTTTAGTGGTATATCCTCTCACTTCAGAGCCAGAGCTCACAAAGATCTTTTCCTGAGGGGTTCCCAAAGCCCCTGCGAGCTCAAGTCTGGAGATCTTCTGTCCCGGGAGTGATTTGAACACAGGCTGACAAAAAAGACAGACATTTATTCTCCCATTGAGAAAAAATTACtttgtttgttaacattaatatacacaccaccattcaaaagtttggggtcaataagatttctgtacgtttttgaaataagtatctTAAATTTACCTAggttgcatttatgtgatcagaAGAACAGTAACAATagtaatatgataaaatattttttttacatttaaaataacggtctctaatgtaatatattatgaaatgcattttatacctgtgatggcaaagctaaattttcagcaactattactccagtcttcagtcacatgatgtAAGATGAATCACAATGATTTGGTGCTTgagaaatatttttgtattatttatcaatgttgaaaacagctgtgctgcttaatatttttgtgaagacAATAATTTTTCTCAGGATTCgttgattaatataaagttcaaaattaatgtattttatcatttaaaacaaaacatttaataatatcataaatgtctttactgtcacttttcatcagtTTGATGCATCCTTACTGATTTTCCGGTATTATTTCCTTCCAACAtctgactgaccccaaactttttaatgcttGTGTACACTAATACAGGAAACGCTTTCTGATAATAATAAGTACCACAGCCTCCCCTTTTTTCATTCCAAAACAGGTCACAATACCATC
This genomic stretch from Carassius auratus strain Wakin unplaced genomic scaffold, ASM336829v1 scaf_tig00214077, whole genome shotgun sequence harbors:
- the LOC113091114 gene encoding LOW QUALITY PROTEIN: Bardet-Biedl syndrome 7 protein homolog (The sequence of the model RefSeq protein was modified relative to this genomic sequence to represent the inferred CDS: inserted 2 bases in 1 codon); the protein is MALLRKRVNKNTFAAAVGVTSQKTMKLLPTVGRKATQKVVVADNDGIVTCFGMKKGEAVPVFKSLPGQKISRLELAGALGTPQEKIFVSSGSEVRGYTTKKGKQFLTFEANLTESINAMHVSGADLFLCASYIYNHYCDCKDQDYYLSGDKINDVLCLPVETVGRIVPILACQDRVLRVLQDSNLQYDVEVPGPPTVLELLNRDGGKGGEEVLYGTADGKLGLVQITKSGPITSWELDNEKKKGGVLCIDTFDIVGDGVKDILVGRDDRTVEVYGLDSSNEPLMLVYSLSFTCVHXERSCDWFPGWVSGLTTEPQQMVAGPGDEIKMSRETQGKVAALRAELEQLQVKVLQGREKYQQSSQSSTAVSAVPVFSINDKFTLCQDDASYSLTLEVQTAIDNLLLQSDVPIDLLDVDKNSAVVSFGECDSESNGNFLLASYRCQANTTRLELKVRSIEGHYGTFQAYVTPRLQPKTCQVRQYLIKPLSLHQRTHAIDQEQPMNTLRLTGQFSFAEIHSWVVFCLPEVPEKTPKGEANFKSDNISTISILKDVLSKEATKREINLNISYGEFTN